From the genome of Petrotoga miotherma DSM 10691:
TCTATCTTACCAGATTGAACATCTTCTAAAAGCTTTCGTGCATTACCCAAGCCATAAGCAACTCCCACTCTTAATTTTTTCCCATTTAATTCTACTTCCGCAACTCTTATAGATTCATACCCGTGAAGCTGTTCAAATTCAACTGCTTTTAACTCGTTTCCAGTAATCCATTCATAAGCAGTTCTTAAAGCCGCCTCTGCAACTCCACCTGTTCTTCCAAAGATAGCCGCAGCGCCTGTGGATTCTCCTAAAGGGCTGTCGTACTCCCTTTCTGGGACAGCTTTGAAATTAATTCCTGCTTCTTTGATCATTTTTGCCAGTTCCCTGGTAGTCAATACATAATCAACATCCCTGTATTCAGGCGAAGTATTTATTTCTTCTCGAGCTGCTTCATATTTTTTTGCCAAACAAGGCATTATAGATACAACGGTTATATTTTTTGGATCAACATTATTTTTTTGTGCATAATAACTTTTTGCTATTGCCCCAAACATCTGTTGAGGGGACTTGGCAGAAGAAGGCATCTCAAGCAAATCAGGGAATTGATGTTCGATAAATTTAACCCATCCAGGACAACAAGAGGTCAACATAGGTAAAAAACCTCCATTTTCTAACCTTTCTTTGAACTCAGTGGCTTCCTCCATTATTGTTAAATCTGCTCCAAAATTGGTATCGAAGACCTTATCAAAACCCATTAGTTTTAAAACACCAACCATCTTCCCAGTAGAAATAGTTCCAGGTTCGTAACCGAATTCTTCCGCTAAGGCTACTCTCACTGCAGGAGCGGTTTGAACTACAACATGTTTCTCTTCATTCTCCAATTCTTTCCATACTTCATCTATGTAAGATCTCTCAACTAACGCACCGGTAGGACAGACAGCCGCGCATTGTCCACAGAATGTACAGGTTGTTTCTTCTAAAGGCAAGTCAAAAGAAGGTTTGACAACGGCGCCAAAACCTCTGTCTATTGCTGAGAGAACACCAACCGTTTGAAAATCGTTACACATGGTTTCGCATCTTCTGCACATAATACATTTGTTAGGATCCCTAATTATTGCTGCAGAGATATCTTGATCGTAATTAGATGTCTTCCCAAAGTAAGGATTGTTCACAACGTGCAGTTCAGCAGCAATTTTTTGTAGTTCGCAATCACCATTTTTTGGACATTTTAGACAATCTTGTGGATGATCGGATAGCAACAATTGAACAGCTGTTCTTCGAGCTTCTACCGCCATTCTCGAATGTGTCTTTATTTTAATTCCTTCAAACACTGGTGTTGTACAAGCAGGAGCCAAAGTTCTTCTTCCCTCTATTTCAACCATACAGACTCGACATGAAGAAGGCTTATTTTCTATATTGACATCCTTTAAGTTCATATAACAAAGTGTTGGTATATAGCCTCCAAATTTTTGAACAGCCGTTAAGACGGTATCCTTTTCGGAAGCCTCAAATTCATTGCCATTTATATATACTTTAGGCATTTATTATTTCCCTCCTAACCAAAAAATTTATACTATTTTTATTGCGTTGAATCTACATGTTGAGTAGCAAGATCCACATTTTATACACTTTTCTTGTTCAATCGTATGAGGTTTTCTTAATTCTCCTAGTATCGCTTCAGTTGGACATACCCTTGCACAAGCCGTACAACCCGTACAATCATCTGGAATTATTTCGTACCTTATCAAATTCTTACATATTCCAGCTCGACAGTTTCTGTCCAATATATGTTCTTTATATTCTTCTTCAAAATACGTATAAGTAGAGAGTATCGGATTTGGGGCGGTTTGCCCTAAACCACATAAAGAGCCATTTTTTACCACATTAGCCAAAGATACCATGTAATCAAGATCTTCCATTTTAGCATTCCCAGAAGTTATTTTTTCAAGCATTTCTAAAAGCCGTACGTTTCCTACTCGACAAGTAGTACACTTACCGCAGGATTCATCAACTGTAAATTGAAGATAGAATTTTGCAACATCGACCATACAAGTATCTTCATCCATAACAATCATTCCACCAGAACCCATCATCGAACCCAACTCTTGAAGGCTATCGTAATCTATAGGGGTATCCAAGTATTCTTCAGGAATACATCCTCCCGAAGGACCTCCGGTTTGAACCGCTTTGAACCTTTTATCTCCTTTGATCCCTCCACCTATATCAAAGATTATATCTCTCAAAGTTGTACCCATTGGAACTTCAACAAGACCAACATTCTTAACATCCCCTGCAAGTGCAAACACTTTCGTACCTGGAGAATTTTCTGTTCCGTATTGTTTGAACCAGTCGGCGCCATTGAGTATTATAGGCGCTATATTTGCAAGTGTTTCAACGTTGTTTATCAAAGTCGGCTTTTTCCATAAACCACTATTAGCAGGAAAAGGAGGCTTGTTTGTAGGCTCCCCACGAAAACCTTCTATCGAATGGATCAAAGCGGTCTCTTCTCCACAGACGAAAGCTCCTGCTCCCAGTCTGATATCTATATCAAAAGAAAAATTACTTCCTAAAATATTTTCTCCAAGCAATCCATAATTTTTAGCTTGTGAAATACCTACCTTTAGTCTTTCAACAGCCAAAGGATATTCGGCTCTTATGTAAATAATCCCTTTCTGGGCACCAATTGCGTATCCAGCTATAGCCATACCTTCTAACACGGAATGAGGGTCACCCTCTAATACAGATCTATCCATAAATGCTCCCGGATCACCTTCATCTGCGTTACATACTACGTATTTTTCGTCTCCTTTAGCTTGCATGGCGAATTTCCATTTCAAACCGGTTGGAAACCCACCACCACCTCTACCTCTCAAATTTGAATCTAAAACCGTTTGAACTACCTCTTCCCTTTTCAATTTAAGAGCTTTTGCTAAGGCTAAATAACCATTATTTTTTAAATAATCTTCTATATTTTCAGGATCGATATTTCCTGCGTTCCTTAAAACGATTCTTACTTGTTCAGGCATCGTTTTACCTCCCTCAAATTGCTTTTTTATGGGTTTCTTCTATTATCAATTCTTCGGCGATTTTTCCCTCTACTAAATGAGTTTTAACAAGATCTTTTACTTTCGCTTTCGTAACGTTACCATACAATACTGGTTCTTTGCCTGGTTCATTAACTTCTACTGTTGGCTCAGCATAGC
Proteins encoded in this window:
- a CDS encoding NADH-dependent [FeFe] hydrogenase, group A6; amino-acid sequence: MPKVYINGNEFEASEKDTVLTAVQKFGGYIPTLCYMNLKDVNIENKPSSCRVCMVEIEGRRTLAPACTTPVFEGIKIKTHSRMAVEARRTAVQLLLSDHPQDCLKCPKNGDCELQKIAAELHVVNNPYFGKTSNYDQDISAAIIRDPNKCIMCRRCETMCNDFQTVGVLSAIDRGFGAVVKPSFDLPLEETTCTFCGQCAAVCPTGALVERSYIDEVWKELENEEKHVVVQTAPAVRVALAEEFGYEPGTISTGKMVGVLKLMGFDKVFDTNFGADLTIMEEATEFKERLENGGFLPMLTSCCPGWVKFIEHQFPDLLEMPSSAKSPQQMFGAIAKSYYAQKNNVDPKNITVVSIMPCLAKKYEAAREEINTSPEYRDVDYVLTTRELAKMIKEAGINFKAVPEREYDSPLGESTGAAAIFGRTGGVAEAALRTAYEWITGNELKAVEFEQLHGYESIRVAEVELNGKKLRVGVAYGLGNARKLLEDVQSGKIELHLIEIMACPGGCVGGGGQPYHHGDLNVIKKRIDALNVVDKSKIIRKSHENPSIVRLYNEYLEKPGSEKSHQLLHTHYMEREWL
- a CDS encoding NADH-ubiquinone oxidoreductase-F iron-sulfur binding region domain-containing protein — encoded protein: MPEQVRIVLRNAGNIDPENIEDYLKNNGYLALAKALKLKREEVVQTVLDSNLRGRGGGGFPTGLKWKFAMQAKGDEKYVVCNADEGDPGAFMDRSVLEGDPHSVLEGMAIAGYAIGAQKGIIYIRAEYPLAVERLKVGISQAKNYGLLGENILGSNFSFDIDIRLGAGAFVCGEETALIHSIEGFRGEPTNKPPFPANSGLWKKPTLINNVETLANIAPIILNGADWFKQYGTENSPGTKVFALAGDVKNVGLVEVPMGTTLRDIIFDIGGGIKGDKRFKAVQTGGPSGGCIPEEYLDTPIDYDSLQELGSMMGSGGMIVMDEDTCMVDVAKFYLQFTVDESCGKCTTCRVGNVRLLEMLEKITSGNAKMEDLDYMVSLANVVKNGSLCGLGQTAPNPILSTYTYFEEEYKEHILDRNCRAGICKNLIRYEIIPDDCTGCTACARVCPTEAILGELRKPHTIEQEKCIKCGSCYSTCRFNAIKIV